The Oncorhynchus tshawytscha isolate Ot180627B linkage group LG27, Otsh_v2.0, whole genome shotgun sequence genome includes the window ATGGAGGGAACATAGCCCATCCTTCCATTATACCTGGAGAGAAAAGAGCTGCATCACTCAGAGTTCGaatagttgttttttttacaggaCATCTTGAGGTCATGACTTTCATGTCTTTGCTTAACAGAATATTGAAGTGGTGCCGTTCATCTCCATGAATCATCATTTATCAAAAGGAAGCACTAACAGGTGATTGGTCATCCCTACTCTCTTCACTGTTGTTCGTTACCAAATAACACTGTAAGAAAACCATGTCACTATGACATTTTATTTCAGGTATTAACTTTTGGTGGCCAGCCAAGTAGGTGCTCCCTGTTCACATAAACTATAATCACTTTTGGAGTGACAATGCATTCAAACGTTCCTCCCACATACTTGCTGTCACACTATTGTAGCCAAGAAAATTAGAGGTTGTACATTGGTTGCGTTGCCTTGTATCACAGACCAGACAAGTAAATGCAGTTTTGGTTGCTTTGTCTGTGTAGCATTctgagaggcagacaggcagactgatAGTCAGGTTACATGTTGACATACCCGATGAACCACCATCCGTCATCTGATTTCCTCAGCACCTCTACCACAGAGCCAATAGGAACAGGCACCTCGTCATTATTGTTAGTGGAGTAACTCCTCACAGCACAGTAGAGAGTTCCTGAGGGACAAACCAGGAAGCTTGTTAAAACAACAAAAGGGATTCCGTTCTACAACACCATCAGCAGTAGTCATTCTAGGAatttatacagtgcctttagaagtattcacaaccctttacttttttcacataagtttttcagaataaaagtgaaaagctcttagagatttaacaagaaagactcacagctgtaaatgccacaaaaggtgcttcaacaaagtattgtttcaggggtgtgaataatcatgtaaattagatatttctatatttcattttcaagcaaaaaaaaaatatatacagtgccagtcaaagacatcaaaactatgaaataacacatatggaatcatgtagtaaccaaaaaagtgtttatattttagagtcttcaaagtagccaccctttgcgttgatgacagctttgcacattcttggcattctctcaaccagcttcacctggaatgcttttcaacagtcttgaaggagttcccacatatgctgagtacttgttggctgcttttccttctctctgcagtccaactcatcccaaaacatctcaattgagttaaggtcgggtgattgtgaaggccaggtcatctgatgcaacactccattactctctgtcttggtcaaatagtccttacacagcctggaggtgtgttgggtcattgtcctgttgaaaaatgaatgatagtcccactaagcgcaaaccagatgggatggcgtatcactgcagaatgctgtggtagcaatgctcgttataagtgtgtcttgaattctaaataaatcactgacagtgtaaccagcatagcacccccacaccatcacacctcctcctccatgcttcacagtaggaaccacacatgcagagatcatccgttcacctactctgtgtctcaaaagacacggcagttggaaccaaaaatctcatattttgactcatcagacctaaggacagatttccaacggtctaatgtccattgctcaagtttcttggcccaagcaaatctcttcttcctATTGGGATGGAAGGGGTTAAACCAAGGCCTCATACCTTTTAAAGGGTTAATAAATTGTGTTATGATAAACTGTAAACTGTAAGGTCTCCTCTTAGGAgacctctgtgtgtgttaacaccTGTTTTGAGTGTTTTGCCCTGCCGACACTATCAGAAGGCGGAAACCACCTACGGTCATACTCCTCCTGTCTGGGCCCCACCGTGGCTGTGTGAGGTTCTGAGAAATACGACTGGTTTTCTGAGAACACAAGGCTGCCGCAGGGATGATGAAAACAGCCACCTGTCAGAAGATGCTTGGACTCGTTCACCTTGTTATGACTCTATACTTGTGATGAAAGGTCAGGTTTTGATCAAACCCACTTCTGAGCTTTCAATTGCTGACAAGATGGTTGCTGCTGTCAGGGGGAGGATAGATGAATTAAAATGTTGTTGCCAGGGAAAGTCATGGAAGGGGAACAGGGGAGGCTTTATGAGTTACAGAATGTCTTAGACACTTTGTAGAACCTGGGGagtgtcacgactcccaccgaaggtggctcctcttcctgttcgggcggcggtcgtcgtcaccggtctactagctgccaccgatcccttttcccttttctgttgggtttgtcttattggttacacctgtttcttgtttaggttttaagttgggctatttaagccggtaaggcccgcctgctctttgtacAGGCTTATTTTtccctctgtgtttgtgtgtggtagtGCGTTTCAGTTTGTTTGTTCTCCGGACTGGTTAGGTCCTGGTTTTGGGCCGGTCGTTTATGTGTGCCCTGTATTGGCCTGCACTATTTTCTCTGTGCCGGAGATTAAAGTATTGTTCTGTACCTTCTGCCTCCTgctcctgactccacacccactatGCCTAAGTGCGTCACAGGGAGAGCtatcatatactgtactctgtaacAACTTCTACCTACAATTGTATTACTAAATGAGAATTTTAATACTTGAACAAAGAGTCTGTGTTTCCCTTCTACTACCAATATATATACGTTTGATAACTATATAGACCTGATCATCTTTTGAAGAAATTGATcaatggtgtcctttagtggtggtttctttgcagcaatttgaccacggaggcctgattcacgcactctcctctgaacagttgagatgtgtcttttacttgacctctgtgaagcatttatttgggctgcaatctgaggtgcagttaactctaatgaatgtatcctcttcagcagaggtaactctgggtcttcctttcctgtggcagtcatcatgagagccagtttcatcatagctctcgatggtttttgcgactgcaattgaataaactttaaaagttctttaagttttccagattgactgaccttcatgtcttaaagtaatgacggactgttgtttctctttgcttatttgagcagttcttgccataatatggacttgggcttttaccaaataggactgtcttctgtataccaaacctaactggtcacaacacaactgattggctcaaatgcattaacgAGGAAAAAAatgccacaaatgaacttttaataaggcacacctgtcaattgaaatgcattccaggtgactacctcatgaagctggttgagagaatgccaaaagtgtgcaaagctgttatcaaatcaaagggtgttttctttgaagaatctcaaatgtaaaatatatttggatttgtttcaatcttttttggttactacatgagtgtgttatttcatagttttgatgtcttcactattattctacaatgtagaaaatagtgaaaataaagaaaaacccttgaatgagtaggtgtgtccaaacttttgactggtactgtatatgttttcactttgtcagtatggggtactgtgtgtaaatgggtgagaaaaatctatttaatccacaatgtatttttttttttaactaggcaggtcagttaagaacaaattcttatttacaatgacagcctacagtgggttaactgcctttttcaggggcagaaggacagactttcaccttgtcagctcagggacttgATCCAgcgacctttctgttactggccaaacactaaccactaggatacctaccgccccaaacataacaaaatgtgaaataagacAAAGGTGTGAAAATATTCTGATGGCACTGTAGATAGTGGATTCTGACAAATCTCAAAACCATGACAGAACATCTTGTAATGCCATATTGTAATCTGTAATACATTCTCAATCTGTCATTCTCTACTATGTTGGGATGAGGGTGTTTTATCTAGCTCAGGACTGCCCCCTGGTGTTTGGCTGGCTGTGGAATGTTCAAACTACTATGGTTTCACTATGCGCCAACTGCAATCCATAGTAGGCCTAGTATATTAAACAAACTGTGATCACGTTTGGACTGTGGAAAGGATATGCATTAATATACCGTATGAAGTATCTCACCCCCCAAGGGAATTCCATTCATttcatcttcatcctcctctgcCTCACACATCTCCAGGTAGGGAGCAGGGAACCAGGCCAACTGTTTATCCTCGTTctccaccagccaccagcctgaATGAACACACACAGATCGAGACAGAGGAAGTCTTAATTAGACTAGTCTTCATGTCCATGTTTCTCCACACAAAGCTTGACAGTGGGGCCTATCCCAGGTTAACTGTGTAAGGATAAATTAAATGTGGGCTAACCTACGTTTAAATACAGGTAAATAAAAGTAAACTATATTAAGGAGGAATCTAACCTGCCGGGTCTTTGATGAGCACGTCCAGCCTCTCATCCAAGGCCACTTTAAAGGGCCTGTTCTTAGTGTCCTTGGTGTTGTAGGGCCCCACACAGCGGTAAGACTGGCTAACAAAGGCGTGTGTCCTATTGCCCATGCTCAGACGCTGCCCGCTCATGTTCCCCACCCCCTCCTTcgatggcagcatcatgatgcTGTGGAGAGGGGACAAATGCTGACGATAACATACAGTACTTGCTGGACGTTTTCTTTAAGTTTATATGAGAAGACCAGAGTGCTAGGCTCATAAAAGATTGTTGCCATGTAGTAAGTAGCTGCTCTCATCCAGTACGTTAATCTACGATTTAATTATTAGTGTAGTGAAATAAGAATGctgaaacaataaaaaaatatatttttaaaaaagagGCTGAAACGAGGAATGTTTGTATGTGTTTACCTGTTCTTGGTGAAGTCTGCCTGCAGGTCGTGGTCTTTGGGCATGAAGAACCGAGTGACCTCTGAACTGCGGGTCACGGAGGGGTCACACCTGAGCAGGTCGCTGCAGTAGTTCTCCAGTAAGTTCATCCGACGCATCAACCACCAAGGACTCTTCTCCTGGATCTTTCTCCTCATAGCTGTGGCTGAGAGAAGACAACAATTAGTAAGGTCCGAACTCAGTAAGGTCCGAACTCAGTAAGAAAAATGTATTCCCTCTTTTTGAATTGTTGAGGTTTAACTTTTTCATTGAGGTAGGAAGAAGAACAACATGAATGTGATGAGGAAGGGAGATAGCAAAGTGACAAAGCAGAGTTTAAATAGTTTGGGAGTAGATTGTGAGGCAAAGATGAGACTGAGGTTGTTGACTTACCTCTGAATTTGggaatcactctgtctctcttgcggAAAGGATTCTCAAGGAAAAACCTCTTCTTCAATTGTCTCTGTTGAAATAAGAGGAGGGATATCACATATCCTCTGATAAAGATGTATCAATCACTTTtaattgttacatttattttgtcatttagcagacactcttatccagagcaacttacaggaacaattaggGTTGAGTGCCTGCTCAAGGGCATGTCTACATATTTTTCACCTACTGGCCCAAGGCCCTTAAccggtaggctaattgacactcATTTATTGATGTAGGCTAGCCTAgtgcagcagggtagcctagtggttagagcgttggactagtaacctgaaggttgcaaaccttcgagctgacaaggtacaaatctgttgttctgcccctgaacaggcagttaacccactgttcctaggccgtcattgaaaataagaatttgttcttaactgacttgcctagttaaataaatgtacagGTTCAATTTAAAACTTACATGAAACTCCTTCAAATCTAGGAATGATCTGTAGACAATTATTTCACTCTCATCAGACCACAGTATGGAGATCATAAACATCTGTAGAAAActtgaaattatattattttagaaAACAAAAAATTTAACAGATACAAATTAGGACATTTTTAAATTGACCAATTTATATACACAAAaatggaatacacacacacacactctacgcTTATTCATTTCTATAGTGGTTTACCTTGACTTGAAATgcctctctatatatcactccaATAATCTGGGCACTAGTGGCAtagcgcatctggtctcccatgTCTGAGTTTATTCTAATCTAATTTTGAGTTGATGATCTACTCTTTCTCTCAAGCCTCTTGCTTTCATCTCTATCTGCTCGACTAGTTTAGTACAATTTATACTTTAGGAGAAGAGGCGGAGTCGGTAGGCACTTATGCATCTATATCGTCACTTGTTGATTTTTACCtggctgtgggctgtgggctaAAGCGAATAAATGTCTTGTCGCTTtcaattgattttttttattggTCAATTCATCCATCCAGTTCACCAACCACAACAATCAATTACAAAAGAAACAGTAGATAGTAATTTACCAAGTTAAATGGTTTGGTCATGGGTAGGCACCAGGCTTACATTTACTTATCCATTGATTGTAGGCATAACAAGTAGCCTACTACGAACTTGCAAAATGTGAATGAATTCTACCTTACACCTAGCTGGCAAGATACCTTCAGAGAGTGTTAGTTAATACCTGCTAGGTATTTGTGGCACTGAAGAAGCACAGTAGGTAGCAACATAGACAGTGTCGAGAACCTGTTGTGTGAATAGGATGGGATGATGAATCACGTTGTTGACATTAAACCTGTTTTTGGCTGCTattacctgtgtgtgtgcatgcaattacacacacacacacacacacacacacacacacacacacacacacacacacacacacacacacacacacacacacacacacacacacacacagttgttatTGTCCAATGCAAATTTGTTTTAAATGACTCAACGGCTCATCAGAGGTTAATAATCTACTAGTACCAGCCTTCTCCATGAGTAGGCCTAATGCCTGATGCACACACCTCATAGAGGTTAAATAGTAGTGATATTGATGCTATTATACACAGTTTTATTTTAGGCATTTCATTTAGAAGCGCAATGTAAATGTGCCGATCCAGCGCAAAACAGTACTGGCGACCTAAAGCCTATCTCCATTTGTGCACGGATTTTTGTCCGCAAACTATAGATTATGTATTTAGATGTGGTGCAGTTGTAGTGAGCTCCTCTCTATGCAACCTGGCCTCAGCGCCATTCATTGCATTTGAAATGTTACATTACATTGCGAATTGAACAGTAGTTGTAGGCTACAATATCATAAGAATTAGGGGAAGTATCATACCTCTTACCCAGTCTTACAATATCGTATGAGTTGAATGACATACCCTAAATTATTATAATATCGTATCATATGAGTTGGATGACATCCTGTAATTTATCATAATATCATATCATATGAGTTTGATGACATATCGTAACTTGTCataactgtgagagacggaatctaaaacaaaaatccagaaaatcacattgtatgatttttaagtaattaattatcattttattgcatgacataagtatttgatcacctaccaaccagtaagaattccggctctcacagacctgttagtttttctttaagaagtcctcctgttctccactcattacctgtattaactgcagcTGTTTGAACTCGTCACCTGtccacactcaatcaaacagactccaacctctccacaattgccaagaccagagagctgtgtaaggacatcatggataaaattgtagacctgcacaaggctgggatgggctacaggagaataggcaagcagcttggtgagaaggcaacaactgttggcgcaattattagaaaatggaagaagttcaagatgacggtcaatcaccctcggtctggggctccatgcaagatctcacctcgtggggcatcaataatcatgaggaaggtgagggatcagcccagaactactcggcaggacctggtcaatgacctgaagagagctgggaccacagtctcaaagaaaaccattaataACACACTACCCCGTCATAGATTAAAATCTTGCagagcacgcaaggtccccctgctcaagccagcgcatttccaggtccgtctgaagtttgccaatgaccatctggttgatccagaggaggaatgggagaaggtcatgtggtctgatgagacaaaaatagagctttttggtctaaacactcgctgtgtttggaggaagaagaaggatgagtacaaccccaagaacatcatcccaaccgtgaagcatggaggtggaaacatcattctttggggatgcttttctgcaaaggggacaggacgactgcaccgtattgaggggaggatggatgggtccatgtattgcgagatcttggccaacaacctccttccctcattaagagcattgaagatgggtcgtggctgggccttccagcatgacaacgacccgaaacacacagccagggcaactaaggagtggctccgtaagaagcatctcaaggtcctggagtggcctagccagtctccagacctgaacccaatagaaagtctttggagggagctgaaagtccgtattgcccagcgacagccccgaaacctgaaggatctggagaaggtctgtatggaggagtgggccaaaatccctgctgcagtgtgtgcaaacctggtcaagaactacaggaaacgtatgatctctgtaattgcaaacacaggtttctgtaccaaatattaagttctgcttttctgatgtatcaaatacttatgtcatgcaataaaatgcaaattaattacttaatcatacaatgtgattttctggatttttgttttagattccgtctctcacagttgaagtgtacctatgataaaaataacagacctctacatgctttgtaagtaggaaacactgccgattttgcaggttatcaaatacttgttctccccactgtacctacattttttaaaatagacTAAAGCTATTCCTGGTTTATGTAGTTAAGTAAATCATGTATAAACTTGTCATACATTGAATGTGAATAATACATTGAATAATGTATTTGCCCAGTTCCAACCAGACAGGTTATCTATGCAAGCATCAGCATCTCTGCTCAACAATAGACAATAGCTCAGGAGGAAGCAGAGCATGGCATAACACTTGGACTGTTACGTTTTACCAGCAACTTGTCAGAAAGGCTGATGCATGGCACGTGGAATATCATTCCACTCTCGAACACCAGTAACACATCGGTGAAGCACCTATCCTTTCATTCAGTCAGTTCCAGGAACCTTACCTTTCATTTGGGGGTGAGTCACTGGAGTCTCTCACTTCCCTTCCCTTGTTGTCTCCTAGAAAAAAAGCTGCAATAGCCTATGTATCCATGGGCATACAGAATATTAGAGAATATTACAGTTGTATGgtctttactttaaaaaatagaAATAATTGCCTATGCCAGCATTGTTATCTTATTTTTAGAACATCATAATGAGGCCGGTAGTACTAAAGAGGTAAACTGTGTGTGCAGGCCTTTGGTTTTGTCTGTATCAGGCAAGTGGTTGGCGCTTGCAACACCacgatagtgggttcgattcccgggaccacacATACATCAAATGTATGCACACTGTAAGTCGCTTTGAATAAACACGTCTGATAAAtggaatatatattattattatatattatataatgtGCATTTTGACTCTTGATTAAAGAAATTGGCATTGGATACTTCGTCACCCACTTTTGCTGTAAACTGTATAGTGTTGTAACATAAATATTGTATTTTACTGTAAGTAAATCTATTCAATCTTATTGTATTGGGAACCAATTATGATACCGCTACTTGTTTATAGCCACTTTGGGACTCCTTCGTCTCCAGTGAATGTGTTGATatgtgtcacgttcgtcgtaaagaggagaccaaggcgcagcgtgatatgaatacatgttcTATATTTAATGAATAAAGAACACTGaaacaaacttacaaaacaacaaacgaacgtgacgctataTGATCTAAATGTGCAGACACAGGCagctagacatagacatagataataacccacgaaatacccaaagaagatggctgcctaaagattgttcccaattagagacaacgataaacagctgcctctaattgagaaccaatctaggcaaccatagacatacataaacacctagatagtaaacGGCCCCATAAACCttcaaaacccctagacagtacacaaaaacacatacatcacccatgtcacaccctgttAACTAAGACATAATAACAATAAAACGATGTCTATAAAATATATGTctgtgtgcgtttgtgtatgtgtgcgtgaatTGTTGTGGAATATTTCTGATTCAAAGGAGAGAAACTTTTAGATTTCATCAAaacaatcaaatgttattatcgATTAAGAATTGCAATAATGAAGCTGGTCAATGACCACCATTAAGTGATTGCTGAGAGCCCAAATAAGCAGGGTTGGGTTACAGCTCTTTATAGAAAAGTACATCCTCCTGAATGTTCATGACAAACCACAGATTTTTGAATTATACATTGTGCTATCAAGCAACAGACAGCAAGATTTACATTGCGGCAGGTTTCTGTCACTAGCTCATTTACGGCTTGTTATACAGGGTTAGCGTCTCAGTTTTGCAATCCTTAACACACAGATACTAATCATTCAATGGAATGCAGGCTGTAGGTTCTATCACCAAGCCATCATAAATCAATTGTTAGCACGAAGCCCCAGAGGTCCAACTCAGTCCCACAGACACAGATGATGCAATACGTGGTGTATACTTCACATACACTACATTCCTTGTCAATCATAAATTATGCAACCTTAAAAGTCAAGATAATTTTGTAACTTGCTGTCATGCCCTGAcattagagatccttattattctctatgttggttcagtcagggtgtgacttgggtgggaaaatctatgttttctatttctttgtgtttttggTTGAGTATGGTTCGCAATCaggggcagctgtctatcgttgtctctgattggggatcatatataagttgtcattttccttttgtgttttgtgggatcttgttttctgtatagtttatttttgccttacagaactgttgttactgttttcttcctgggaaggagaggaggaccaaaatgcagcgtggttatggttgaacatctttaataaagatgataacgtgAACAATATACATATACAAAAGAAGAAAaacgtgaaaaaccaaaacagtcctaactggtgcaaaacacagagacaggaaacaatcacccacgaaatacccaaagaatatggctgcctaaacatggttcccaatcaaatcaaatcaaatcaaattttatttgtcacatacacatggttagcagatgttaatgcgagcgtagcgaaatgcttgtgcttctagttccgacaatgcagtaatacgaacaagtaatctaactaacaattccaaaaaactgctgtcttatacacagtgtaaggggataaagaatatgtacataaggatatatgaatgagtgatggtacagagcagcataggcaagatacagtagatgatatcgagtacagtatatacatatgagatgagtatgtaaaccaagtggcatagttaaagtggctagtgatacatgtattacataaggatgcagtcgatgatatagaacagtatatacgtatgcatatgagatgaataatgtagggtaagtaacattatataaggtagcattgtttaaagtggctagtgatatatttacatcatttcccatcaattcccattattaaagtggctggagtagagtcagtgtcattgacagtgtgttggcagtagccactcaatgttagtggtggctgtttaacagtctgatggccttgagatagaagctgtttttcagtctctcggtcccagctttgatgcacctgtactgacctcgacctcgccttctggatgatagcggggtgaacaggcagtggctcgggtgtactgacccacacagacagcatcgtgaagaaggtgcagcagtgcctcttcaacctcaggaggctgaagaaattcagcttgtcacccaaagcactcaaacttttacagatgcaatcgagggcatcctgtcgggctgtatcaccgcctggtacggcaactgctccgccctcaaccgtaaggctctccagagggtagtgaggtctgcacaacgcatcaccgggggcaaactacctgccctccaggacacctacaccacccgatgttacaggaaggccataaagatcatcaaggacatcaaccacccgagccactgcctgttcaccccgctatcatccagaaggcgaggtcgaggtcagtacaggtgcatcaaagctgggaccgagagactgaaaaacagcttctatctcaaggccatcagactgttaaaacctcttaaggatagggctgattgctgccccctttggggtgattgggtgcccatagtaaacagaaaaaaaatctgtcaaaaattgctaatatatgcatatacaaattattattgaatagaaaacactctaaagcttctaaaaccgtttaaattatgtctctatgtaaagcagaactctcagggcactcattctcccaaactctctcttgtcatcataaaagttggcccaactttgacgtcatcgcccccacccttcccaagcacttacagtcctgggaacagttcctatctcttcaaagtaggaaaacctgcaaaatcggcaatgtatcaaatacttgttctccccactgtataaataTGACAATCTATATATAATTAGAACTATGGGTGACTGGGCTTTCAGTTGCGCAGCTCAGCGGAGACTATTAGGGCTGCAGAGTCTCTGGCCTCCTTTAAAG containing:
- the LOC112261294 gene encoding NADPH oxidase organizer 1-like; the encoded protein is MMLPSKEGVGNMSGQRLSMGNRTHAFVSQSYRCVGPYNTKDTKNRPFKVALDERLDVLIKDPAGWWLVENEDKQLAWFPAPYLEMCEAEEDEDEMNGIPLGGTLYCAVRSYSTNNNDEVPVPIGSVVEVLRKSDDGWWFIGYVNM